The following are encoded in a window of Solidesulfovibrio magneticus RS-1 genomic DNA:
- a CDS encoding GGDEF domain-containing protein, which produces MNLTDQDLAVQLKITRQDIRRRKELLGFTEEDAQTLAELKLDIGLIVSSIVDEFYDDQVTKPEIERTIGDSGTLGRLKHHMSNYILDMFSGTYDDVYVLSRLRIGLVHDRIGVPPMLYISSIRTLFQILRERLTSKLSANKQCSTCHGILGALEKIILFDLTLVMDTYIHALVKQVTNSKIELENYAKSLEEEVSSRTKELIEFARTDALTQLNNRRAFFDALRREVARSLRHKEEFVLAYIDLDNFKQANDTLGHQEGDRILICMAEAVRESLRAEDLGARIGGDEFAVIIANVDLAKAKEVIERLTKRFDTNKGNSPVTMSVGLARFNLEYPQLPDALMKEADVAMYNAKKHKGNSIATFGQS; this is translated from the coding sequence ATGAACCTGACAGACCAGGATTTGGCTGTTCAGTTAAAGATTACGCGGCAAGATATCCGCAGGCGCAAAGAGCTTCTGGGGTTTACGGAAGAAGACGCCCAAACCCTGGCTGAATTAAAACTAGATATAGGCCTTATTGTGTCTTCAATTGTTGATGAGTTCTATGACGATCAAGTCACCAAACCCGAGATCGAAAGGACAATTGGAGACTCCGGCACGCTCGGGCGATTGAAACACCACATGTCGAACTACATTTTAGACATGTTTTCTGGAACTTACGACGACGTATACGTTCTCTCACGCCTCAGAATAGGCTTGGTCCACGACCGCATCGGCGTTCCGCCGATGCTCTACATCTCTTCCATTCGTACGCTCTTTCAAATATTACGAGAACGATTGACCAGCAAGCTTTCCGCAAACAAGCAGTGCAGCACTTGTCACGGCATCTTGGGGGCTCTTGAAAAAATCATCCTTTTCGACCTGACCCTGGTCATGGACACCTATATTCATGCTCTTGTCAAGCAAGTCACCAACAGCAAGATCGAGCTGGAGAACTACGCTAAAAGCCTTGAAGAAGAGGTGTCTTCGAGAACAAAGGAACTCATTGAATTCGCGCGAACGGACGCATTGACACAACTCAACAACAGAAGAGCGTTCTTTGATGCATTGAGAAGAGAAGTAGCCCGATCACTTCGACACAAAGAAGAGTTCGTCCTGGCCTATATCGACCTTGACAATTTCAAGCAGGCCAATGATACGCTTGGACATCAGGAAGGCGATAGGATTTTGATTTGCATGGCCGAGGCCGTGCGTGAGTCCTTGCGGGCCGAAGACCTTGGCGCACGAATTGGCGGCGATGAATTTGCTGTCATCATCGCTAATGTCGATCTTGCCAAAGCAAAGGAGGTCATTGAAAGGCTGACGAAAAGGTTCGACACAAACAAAGGAAACTCCCCCGTCACGATGAGCGTCGGCCTCGCTCGCTTCAACTTAGAATACCCCCAGCTTCCTGACGCATTGATGAAGGAAGCCGACGTTGCCATGTATAATGCAAAGAAACACAAAGGCAACAGTATCGCAACCTTTGGCCAGTCGTAG
- a CDS encoding YbaK/EbsC family protein, whose translation MTHAPYPDPSQDVFRHLVERLAQTGLPHVVHVHAPTRTVAEAEANLDFDTSRIVKTIAFALRSGGLVLAALRGTRRVAYPALAGLLGVGRRDLAALSPEEVMTRLGVAPGSVSPLLAEGRGKLLVDADVLTITPTLYCGLGRSDRTLEIAPKDLVAAAGGTGEAIVRVGMISKA comes from the coding sequence ATGACGCACGCACCATATCCCGACCCGTCGCAGGACGTTTTCCGCCATCTGGTCGAGCGCCTCGCCCAGACCGGCCTGCCCCACGTCGTCCACGTCCACGCTCCCACCCGCACCGTGGCCGAAGCCGAGGCCAATCTTGACTTTGACACTTCCCGCATCGTGAAAACCATCGCCTTTGCCCTGCGCAGCGGCGGGCTGGTCCTGGCCGCCCTTCGCGGCACGCGCCGGGTGGCCTATCCGGCCCTGGCCGGCCTGCTTGGCGTAGGGAGAAGGGATCTGGCGGCGCTGTCGCCCGAGGAAGTCATGACCCGCCTTGGCGTCGCGCCGGGCAGCGTGTCGCCGCTGCTGGCCGAAGGACGGGGGAAGCTCTTGGTGGATGCGGACGTGCTGACGATCACGCCCACGCTCTATTGCGGGTTGGGGCGGTCGGACAGGACGCTCGAAATCGCGCCTAAGGATCTGGTCGCGGCGGCGGGAGGGACGGGGGAGGCGATAGTTCGCGTGGGGATGATTTCAAAAGCGTAA
- a CDS encoding YeeE/YedE thiosulfate transporter family protein → MARQAKGWSPYLAGALSGLVSVGSVWVAGKYLGASTTFVRGAGLAERLYAPDVVTTLAYYIKEKPIIDWQFLFVLGIALGAFVAAKASGDFKVQLVPDTWRARFGDGIGLRALAAFVGGAVAMFGARLADGCPSGHGLSGMSQLAVSGYLAGAGFFAGGILMARLLYRGK, encoded by the coding sequence ATGGCGCGACAGGCAAAAGGCTGGAGCCCGTATCTGGCCGGGGCGCTTTCGGGGCTGGTGTCGGTGGGGTCGGTGTGGGTCGCCGGCAAATATCTGGGCGCGTCCACCACCTTCGTTCGCGGCGCGGGCCTGGCCGAACGGCTCTACGCCCCGGATGTGGTGACGACGCTGGCGTATTATATCAAGGAAAAGCCCATTATCGACTGGCAGTTTCTGTTCGTGCTGGGCATCGCCCTGGGCGCGTTTGTCGCGGCCAAGGCCAGCGGCGATTTCAAGGTGCAGCTCGTGCCGGACACCTGGCGGGCGCGGTTTGGCGACGGGATCGGGCTGCGGGCCTTGGCCGCCTTCGTCGGTGGGGCCGTGGCCATGTTCGGGGCGCGGCTGGCCGACGGCTGCCCCAGCGGGCATGGGCTGTCGGGCATGTCGCAGCTCGCCGTCTCGGGCTATCTGGCCGGGGCGGGCTTTTTCGCCGGGGGCATCCTCATGGCCCGGCTGCTCTATCGGGGGAAATGA
- a CDS encoding DUF6691 family protein: MELVFGLVTGVLFGFLLQRGQVLRYDVQLGALRLKDMTIVKFMLSHIMVAMVGIYLLNDLGLVKLSLKATVVGANALGGLIFGLGWGLVGYCPGTSLGAVGEGRLDALAAIAGMLVGAGIFARAYDGLLPTVYTWGDYGKITLAGVLGVNHWLVIAILIVAFAAILRFIERKGL; encoded by the coding sequence ATGGAGCTCGTTTTCGGACTCGTGACCGGCGTCCTTTTCGGTTTCCTCCTGCAACGGGGGCAGGTGCTGCGCTACGACGTGCAGCTCGGGGCGCTGCGGCTTAAGGACATGACCATCGTCAAGTTTATGCTCTCCCACATCATGGTGGCCATGGTGGGGATTTACCTCTTAAACGATCTCGGGCTGGTGAAGCTGTCGCTCAAGGCCACCGTGGTCGGGGCCAACGCCCTTGGCGGGCTTATTTTCGGCCTGGGCTGGGGGCTGGTCGGCTACTGCCCGGGCACGTCGCTGGGGGCCGTGGGCGAAGGGCGGCTTGATGCCCTGGCCGCCATCGCCGGCATGCTCGTGGGCGCGGGCATCTTCGCCCGGGCCTACGACGGGCTGCTGCCCACGGTCTACACCTGGGGCGACTACGGCAAGATCACCTTGGCCGGCGTCCTTGGCGTCAACCACTGGCTGGTCATCGCCATCCTTATCGTCGCCTTCGCGGCTATTTTGCGGTTCATTGAGCGCAAGGGGCTGTAG
- a CDS encoding glutamine synthetase family protein: MAVFNCKNADDVLRAVKDYNVSFIQFWFIDVLGVLKSFQITPRELENAFEEGMGFDGSSITGFTKIQESDMVAFPDPATFQLVAWRPSDRPVARLFCDVKNPDGTPFAADSRYVLKRMLKKAADLGYTYYVGPELEFFLFANSTEPKILDHGGYFDAPPRDLANDVRRDINFALESMGVAVEYSHHEVAPSQHEIDLRYQEGLIMADYAQTYRVVVKEVARKHGCYATFMPKPLFGENGSGMHCHQSLFRGAKNAFYDASDPYHLSGEAKGFIAGLLRHAPEFTLITNQWVNSYKRLVPGYEAPVYIAWARRNRSALVRVPMYKPGKESATRIELRSPDPACNLYLSFAAMLGAGLKGIEEGYTLSDPIEENIFKMTDEEMEEKGVTSLPGSLREAVDNLEKSELMREVLGDHLHAALVENKKAEWDAYRTQVTEWEIERYLPIL; the protein is encoded by the coding sequence ATGGCGGTTTTCAACTGCAAAAACGCCGACGACGTGCTGCGCGCCGTCAAGGATTACAACGTTTCCTTCATCCAGTTCTGGTTCATTGACGTGCTGGGGGTGCTCAAAAGCTTCCAGATTACGCCCCGGGAGCTGGAAAACGCCTTTGAAGAGGGCATGGGCTTCGACGGCTCGTCCATCACCGGTTTCACCAAGATCCAGGAATCGGACATGGTGGCCTTCCCGGACCCGGCCACCTTTCAGTTGGTGGCCTGGCGTCCGTCCGACCGACCGGTGGCCCGGCTTTTTTGCGACGTGAAAAACCCCGACGGCACGCCGTTTGCGGCCGACTCGCGCTACGTGCTCAAGCGGATGCTCAAAAAGGCTGCCGACCTGGGCTACACCTATTACGTCGGCCCGGAGTTGGAGTTCTTCCTTTTCGCCAACTCCACCGAGCCCAAGATCCTCGACCACGGTGGCTACTTTGACGCGCCGCCGCGCGATCTGGCCAACGACGTGCGCCGCGACATCAACTTCGCCCTGGAATCCATGGGCGTGGCCGTGGAATACAGCCACCACGAGGTCGCCCCGAGCCAGCACGAGATCGACCTGCGCTATCAGGAAGGCCTGATCATGGCCGACTACGCCCAGACCTACCGGGTGGTGGTCAAGGAAGTGGCCCGCAAGCACGGCTGTTACGCCACGTTCATGCCCAAGCCCCTTTTCGGCGAAAACGGCTCGGGCATGCACTGCCACCAGTCGCTTTTCCGGGGAGCCAAGAACGCCTTTTACGACGCCTCCGACCCCTACCATCTGTCCGGCGAGGCCAAGGGATTTATCGCCGGCCTTTTGCGCCACGCCCCGGAATTCACGCTCATCACCAACCAGTGGGTCAATTCCTACAAGCGGCTGGTGCCGGGCTACGAAGCCCCGGTCTACATCGCCTGGGCCCGGCGCAACCGCTCGGCCCTGGTGCGGGTGCCCATGTACAAGCCCGGCAAGGAATCGGCCACGCGCATCGAGCTGCGCAGCCCGGACCCGGCCTGCAACCTCTACCTGTCCTTCGCCGCCATGCTCGGGGCGGGCCTTAAGGGCATCGAGGAAGGCTACACGCTCTCCGACCCCATCGAGGAGAACATCTTCAAGATGACTGACGAGGAGATGGAGGAAAAGGGCGTGACCTCGCTGCCGGGCAGCCTGCGCGAGGCCGTGGACAATCTGGAGAAAAGCGAACTCATGCGCGAGGTGCTGGGCGACCATCTCCACGCCGCGCTGGTGGAGAACAAGAAGGCCGAGTGGGACGCCTACCGCACCCAGGTCACGGAGTGGGAGATCGAGCGGTATCTGCCGATTTTGTAA
- a CDS encoding DedA family protein: MDLVMQLVDMVLHVDKYLNALAADYGTWTYFILFMIVFCETGLVVTPFLPGDSLLFATGALCAGGVLNPHLICILLVSAAFIGDNLNYWIGRRVGPAVFEREKTRFFKKEYLLRAHAFYEKHGGKTIILARFVPIVRTFSPFVAGIARMSYPQFLVYSIGGAVIWVTFFVYTGFFFGNMPFIKRNFSIVVLAIIVISVLPGVIEYLRHKKAAAAVAGK, translated from the coding sequence ATGGATCTGGTCATGCAACTTGTCGACATGGTTCTCCACGTCGACAAGTATTTAAACGCCCTCGCCGCCGACTACGGCACGTGGACCTACTTCATTTTATTCATGATCGTCTTTTGCGAAACAGGCCTTGTCGTTACGCCGTTTTTGCCCGGCGATTCCCTGCTCTTCGCCACCGGGGCCTTGTGCGCCGGCGGGGTGCTCAATCCGCACCTGATATGCATCCTGCTCGTGTCCGCCGCGTTTATCGGCGACAATCTCAATTACTGGATCGGCCGCCGCGTCGGCCCGGCCGTGTTCGAGCGTGAAAAGACCCGCTTTTTCAAGAAAGAATACCTGCTGCGCGCCCACGCCTTCTACGAGAAGCACGGCGGCAAGACCATCATCCTGGCCCGGTTCGTGCCCATCGTGCGCACGTTTTCCCCCTTCGTGGCCGGCATCGCCCGCATGAGCTATCCGCAGTTTTTGGTCTACAGCATCGGCGGCGCGGTGATCTGGGTCACCTTTTTCGTCTACACCGGCTTTTTCTTCGGCAACATGCCGTTTATCAAGCGCAATTTCAGCATCGTCGTGCTGGCCATCATCGTCATCTCGGTGCTGCCCGGCGTGATCGAATACCTGCGCCACAAAAAAGCCGCCGCCGCCGTCGCCGGCAAATAA
- a CDS encoding RsmB/NOP family class I SAM-dependent RNA methyltransferase has translation MAVCDTDTAKGSGRSFRLVCEAGERDLVEAFLGATGHVAEAEPFSPWCRRVTAEPTALGASLAARFGYIHIQDRSSMLPPLLLDPPAGARVLDMCAAPGGKTGFLAQLVGPTGFVLGNEPSPDRLATLRQTLFRESLANTATCSFADLSPQLPAGSFTHILLDPPCSGWGTLDKNPQAAKIWAGDKVAPLVALQRKLLATAAALLAPGGRVLYSTCTTNVAENEDQTRFALDELPLRQIPLAAPAGFVFEAPHRGDVSGVLRVDSAASAAQGFYLALFEKVGGEAHDPDDGVFPGEPVPRAAIAAAGCEPSGLPPGVVRSFGDKAFFLHAGAAWLPAGFRYQGFAVGSFRSRVFRPHGRARLLMGRGGPGLNEEALSRIEALLAGQSLPAGDLPARPGLYWRGLPLGFLTKKGSRALWSDR, from the coding sequence ATGGCGGTTTGCGACACGGATACGGCAAAGGGATCGGGACGCAGTTTCCGACTGGTGTGCGAGGCTGGCGAGCGGGACCTCGTGGAGGCTTTTCTGGGGGCCACGGGGCATGTGGCCGAGGCGGAGCCGTTTTCGCCGTGGTGCCGGCGCGTGACGGCCGAACCCACGGCCCTGGGCGCGTCGCTGGCGGCGCGCTTTGGCTACATCCACATCCAGGACCGTTCGTCCATGCTGCCGCCGCTGCTGCTTGATCCACCGGCCGGGGCGCGGGTGCTGGACATGTGCGCCGCGCCGGGCGGCAAGACGGGTTTTCTGGCCCAGCTCGTGGGGCCGACGGGCTTTGTGCTGGGCAACGAACCCTCGCCCGACCGGCTGGCCACGTTGCGCCAGACGCTGTTTCGGGAAAGCCTCGCCAACACAGCCACCTGCTCGTTCGCCGATCTTTCGCCCCAACTGCCGGCCGGCTCGTTTACCCATATTTTGCTCGATCCGCCGTGCAGCGGCTGGGGCACCCTGGACAAGAATCCGCAGGCAGCCAAGATTTGGGCCGGGGACAAGGTCGCGCCCCTGGTGGCGCTGCAGCGCAAGCTTTTGGCCACGGCCGCCGCGCTTCTGGCCCCGGGCGGGCGGGTGCTCTATTCCACCTGCACCACCAACGTGGCCGAAAACGAGGACCAGACGCGCTTTGCCCTGGACGAGCTGCCCCTGCGCCAGATTCCCCTGGCCGCGCCGGCCGGGTTCGTGTTCGAGGCTCCGCATCGGGGCGACGTGTCCGGGGTGCTTCGGGTGGACAGCGCGGCCAGCGCCGCCCAGGGCTTTTACCTGGCGCTCTTCGAGAAGGTCGGCGGCGAGGCGCACGATCCCGACGACGGGGTGTTTCCGGGCGAGCCCGTGCCGCGTGCGGCGATTGCGGCCGCCGGCTGCGAGCCTTCGGGCTTGCCGCCCGGGGTGGTGCGGTCTTTTGGCGACAAGGCCTTTTTTCTCCATGCCGGGGCGGCCTGGCTGCCGGCCGGCTTTCGCTACCAGGGCTTTGCCGTGGGTTCGTTTCGCTCCAGGGTGTTTCGGCCCCATGGACGGGCGCGGCTGCTTATGGGACGCGGCGGGCCGGGCTTGAACGAGGAAGCGCTTTCCCGTATCGAGGCGCTGCTCGCCGGCCAGAGCCTGCCGGCCGGCGATCTGCCGGCCCGGCCGGGACTGTACTGGCGCGGGCTGCCGCTGGGATTTTTGACTAAGAAGGGTTCCCGGGCCTTGTGGTCCGACCGATAA
- a CDS encoding class I fructose-bisphosphate aldolase, whose product MHGNDRKLARLFHPHTGKAVVAPLDHGVSEGMLSGLEELTSLLEMVSRFPVQGIMLNKGALRAYLHEIPVDVSAVLQLSGGTRHCQPPYARSLMCSTAEALRLGADMVAVQVNIANEFEDRMLADLGAIVDEAHGFGTPVLALIAPKGERVVNEMDPSLINHCIRLGAELGADVTGVPYSGDARSFGRAVAASSSRVLVTGGPSRADFKSFAAMVEAAMGAGAAGACIGRNVFQHPNPTEAMRRIVEIVHGKEVLELAEEVLRQAEEAQAAAEAAAEAAAGDAAGE is encoded by the coding sequence ATGCACGGCAATGATCGCAAACTGGCGCGGCTTTTCCATCCCCACACCGGCAAGGCCGTGGTGGCTCCCTTGGACCATGGCGTCTCGGAAGGGATGCTCTCGGGGCTGGAGGAACTGACGAGCCTTTTGGAGATGGTGTCGCGGTTTCCGGTGCAGGGCATCATGCTCAACAAGGGGGCGCTGCGGGCCTACCTGCACGAGATTCCGGTGGACGTCTCGGCCGTGCTCCAGCTTTCCGGCGGCACGCGGCATTGCCAGCCGCCCTATGCCCGAAGCCTCATGTGTTCCACGGCCGAGGCCCTGCGCCTGGGCGCGGACATGGTGGCGGTGCAGGTCAACATCGCCAACGAATTCGAGGACCGGATGCTGGCCGACCTCGGGGCCATCGTGGACGAGGCGCACGGCTTCGGCACGCCGGTGCTGGCCCTTATCGCCCCCAAGGGCGAGCGGGTGGTCAACGAGATGGACCCGAGCCTTATCAACCATTGCATCCGGCTTGGGGCCGAGCTTGGGGCCGACGTCACCGGGGTGCCGTATTCCGGCGACGCCCGCAGCTTCGGCCGGGCGGTGGCCGCCTCGTCGTCCCGGGTGCTGGTGACGGGCGGCCCGTCGCGGGCGGATTTCAAGAGCTTCGCGGCCATGGTGGAAGCGGCCATGGGAGCCGGCGCGGCCGGGGCCTGCATCGGGCGCAACGTGTTCCAGCATCCCAACCCCACCGAGGCCATGCGGCGCATCGTGGAGATCGTGCACGGCAAGGAAGTGCTGGAGTTGGCCGAGGAGGTCCTGCGTCAGGCCGAGGAGGCGCAAGCGGCGGCAGAAGCGGCGGCCGAGGCGGCGGCTGGGGACGCGGCCGGGGAGTAG
- a CDS encoding ribbon-helix-helix domain-containing protein: MPAMEKIDIALPPEMADMVRRAVASGAYASASEVVSDALRDWRDRRAGLEDAVLAVRHAWEAGLASGPGRFEGFEALMSEARSRLDASRKNG, encoded by the coding sequence ATGCCAGCCATGGAAAAGATCGACATCGCCTTGCCGCCCGAAATGGCCGACATGGTGCGTCGGGCCGTGGCCAGCGGCGCATACGCCTCGGCCAGCGAGGTGGTTTCCGACGCCCTTCGCGACTGGCGGGACCGGCGGGCCGGGCTGGAAGACGCCGTCCTTGCGGTGCGACACGCCTGGGAAGCGGGCCTGGCCAGCGGGCCGGGCCGTTTTGAGGGTTTCGAGGCGCTCATGTCCGAGGCCCGCAGCCGTCTGGACGCTTCCCGGAAAAACGGCTGA
- a CDS encoding type II toxin-antitoxin system RelE/ParE family toxin, giving the protein MPGLCFTRAAEDDLLAIWGYIADEDQDAATAVLRDIHGKCLFLAAHPKAGPARPDIAPQLRYGLAGRYLVLYRETEGGIEVVRVLHGARDLRALFP; this is encoded by the coding sequence GTGCCCGGGCTCTGTTTCACACGGGCGGCCGAAGACGATCTGCTCGCCATCTGGGGCTACATCGCCGACGAAGACCAGGACGCCGCCACGGCCGTGCTGCGCGACATCCACGGAAAATGCCTTTTCCTGGCGGCCCATCCCAAGGCCGGTCCGGCCCGGCCGGACATCGCCCCGCAGCTGCGTTACGGCCTAGCCGGACGCTATCTGGTTCTTTACCGGGAAACCGAGGGCGGCATCGAGGTCGTCCGGGTGCTCCACGGCGCGCGGGATCTGCGCGCGCTTTTTCCTTGA
- a CDS encoding SpoIIE family protein phosphatase, protein MRIRTKLLCFLLAVVIIPLCALGLYSWSRTSELGRELARGAAKALEANAAGELVQTAEMFGEHCAATLDLLETSLALTVDAAKQLLDVQSPTSPPRLMPMDSDFDAGTVTDAVLTPIGGSDVNASYDHMVFHLAPGLTRQAALPEMRAMSGLTPFYRTLFANHKSLMQFGYVGLASGLHCAYPGHGGYPVDYDPRRRPWYQNAAAKPGVTWDIMTDAATRQVVASMALALRTDSGRVLGVAGLDIPMARLFLQSDLSRAWSDKIRSMVVSLGTQGAAGKPDLIIVACRDYAQKSRDWTAPVELERIESPDTAILAEVTHELAAGRSGVRRLTYRGEDTLLAFAPVAKKRLAVVLAAPREVVVASARQAEARVMASASGLAGQIGLFLAGAVALVALLAVAASKTVTRPVRELAEAARKLASGDFSARVTPYGRDELAEMAASFNDMAPQLVERMKLKNDMALAMEVQQHLLPGRPPAMEGMDIAALSLYCDETGGDYFDFLEFAQDDASHADIVIGDVTGHGVSAALFMATGRALLRGRAVGQPGPGALLTEVNDLLCQDTHLTGRFITLFFLRLDRGAKEMVWCRAGHDPGMLYDPAADAFGLLQGSGIPLGAVPDWSYEEMRRPWLTPGQVLVLFTDGIHEARNPSDGMYGKERMEAVIRREAAGPASAIVNALVADLKEFKAGLPLEDDVTLVVIKATDEGKAG, encoded by the coding sequence ATGCGCATACGGACCAAGTTGCTGTGCTTCCTGCTGGCGGTGGTCATCATCCCCCTTTGCGCCCTGGGGCTGTATTCCTGGTCCCGAACCAGCGAACTGGGCCGCGAGCTGGCCCGGGGCGCGGCCAAGGCCCTGGAAGCCAACGCCGCCGGAGAGCTGGTCCAGACCGCCGAAATGTTTGGCGAGCACTGCGCCGCCACTCTGGATCTGCTGGAAACCTCCCTGGCGCTCACCGTCGACGCCGCCAAGCAGCTCCTCGACGTGCAAAGCCCCACCTCCCCGCCGCGGCTTATGCCCATGGACAGCGATTTCGACGCCGGGACCGTCACCGACGCCGTCCTAACCCCCATCGGCGGGTCCGACGTCAACGCCAGTTACGACCACATGGTCTTCCATCTCGCCCCGGGGCTGACCAGGCAGGCCGCCCTGCCGGAAATGCGGGCCATGTCCGGCCTGACCCCCTTTTACCGCACGCTTTTCGCCAACCACAAAAGCCTCATGCAATTCGGCTATGTGGGCCTGGCCTCGGGCCTGCACTGCGCCTATCCCGGCCACGGCGGCTATCCCGTGGACTACGACCCCAGGCGTCGGCCGTGGTACCAAAACGCCGCGGCCAAGCCCGGCGTCACCTGGGACATCATGACCGACGCCGCGACCCGGCAGGTCGTGGCTTCCATGGCTCTGGCCCTGCGCACGGACAGCGGCCGGGTGCTTGGCGTGGCCGGGCTGGACATCCCCATGGCCCGGCTGTTTCTCCAAAGCGACCTGTCCCGGGCCTGGAGCGACAAGATACGGTCCATGGTCGTTTCCCTGGGGACGCAAGGGGCGGCGGGCAAACCGGACCTGATCATCGTGGCCTGCCGCGACTATGCCCAGAAAAGCCGGGACTGGACCGCGCCGGTGGAACTGGAGCGCATCGAATCCCCGGACACGGCCATCCTGGCCGAAGTGACCCATGAACTCGCCGCCGGACGTAGCGGCGTGCGTCGGCTGACCTACCGGGGCGAGGACACCCTGCTCGCCTTTGCCCCGGTCGCCAAAAAACGGCTGGCCGTGGTGCTGGCCGCCCCGCGCGAGGTGGTGGTGGCCAGCGCCCGCCAAGCCGAGGCCCGGGTCATGGCCTCGGCTTCCGGCCTGGCCGGCCAGATCGGCCTGTTCCTGGCCGGCGCGGTGGCCTTGGTGGCCTTGCTGGCCGTGGCCGCCTCCAAAACCGTCACCAGACCGGTGCGCGAGCTGGCCGAGGCGGCCCGCAAGCTGGCCTCGGGCGACTTCTCGGCCCGGGTCACGCCCTACGGCCGTGACGAGCTGGCCGAGATGGCCGCCTCGTTTAACGACATGGCCCCCCAGCTCGTCGAGCGCATGAAGCTCAAAAACGACATGGCGCTGGCCATGGAAGTGCAGCAGCATCTGCTCCCCGGGCGGCCGCCGGCCATGGAGGGCATGGATATCGCGGCGCTGAGCCTCTACTGCGACGAAACCGGCGGGGATTATTTCGATTTTCTGGAATTCGCCCAGGACGACGCCAGCCATGCCGACATCGTCATCGGCGACGTCACCGGGCACGGCGTGTCGGCGGCCCTGTTCATGGCCACGGGGAGGGCGCTGTTGCGCGGCCGGGCCGTGGGCCAGCCCGGGCCGGGCGCGCTTTTGACCGAGGTCAACGACCTGCTGTGCCAGGACACCCATCTGACGGGGCGCTTTATTACGCTCTTTTTCCTGCGCCTGGACCGCGGCGCCAAGGAGATGGTCTGGTGCCGGGCCGGCCACGATCCCGGGATGCTCTACGATCCGGCCGCCGACGCCTTTGGGCTGCTGCAGGGATCGGGCATTCCCCTGGGGGCCGTGCCGGACTGGAGCTACGAGGAGATGCGCCGGCCGTGGCTGACGCCGGGGCAGGTGCTGGTGCTTTTCACCGACGGCATCCACGAGGCCCGAAACCCCTCCGACGGCATGTACGGCAAGGAGCGCATGGAAGCGGTGATCCGCCGCGAGGCGGCCGGCCCGGCCTCGGCCATCGTCAACGCCCTGGTGGCCGATCTCAAGGAGTTCAAGGCCGGCCTGCCGCTCGAAGACGACGTGACCCTGGTGGTCATCAAGGCCACGGACGAGGGAAAGGCGGGGTAG